The following nucleotide sequence is from Trifolium pratense cultivar HEN17-A07 linkage group LG2, ARS_RC_1.1, whole genome shotgun sequence.
AATCCacaaatagagaaaataaatttaccTCAAGATCCAAAGGATAATCATGATAGTCCTTATTAATGGTCACCCAAAATTTGATCAAATAATATTGATAATGAATATGATCAAAATATAAGTATacgagtataaaaaaaaaagtaaatgctAAATAAAAGTAGATGACCAAACTCAAAAGGCAATACCAATAATTTCAGGATCTTTATACATTTCCAATATATCTTTGttaaataaaattccaaaatttgtGACCTAGAATTACCGTTTAAGGTTCACAAACAGCAAGATAACCCctcaagaaaaattaaagatgATAGTCTCGAACCATGATTTCCAATTCAAATTTATATATGATAGTCTCGAACCAGTGATATAGATGAAGAcggaaagaagagaaaaataatggtGTATATTAATTATTGATGAGTAGGATTAGAATTACATACATAATTGAGCGGTTAATGCGGCTTCTTGATGGATGTTGTAATGAGAAAAGTGGTGTGTAAAATAAAGACTCATTTCAAAAGTGCTACTAACACATAGAACACCATGGAATGGATCACAAGGTTGACTCATTCTcacaacttattttttttaattttttttttattgatacaTACTcctacacaataaaaaattatttgatactactatattattattttttgcgGCGTGGGTACTCCCGTCCTTttaataagttgaaaacagtTTGCAGTACCTAATTTAATACTTCACCTGCATTTCATCatattatatactccctccggtcctttttataaggaacacttagggcaaaaaatttggttttttttataagaaactttgaccaattttcaaatgttttaaatgttcaatttcacttatgcccttatttattatgagagataatttaaaaataagtaagttagttgaataaagagtaattaaataagggtatacatggaataaattaaaatttataagagtattaaatgaaaataactatgttaaatgtgcttcattggtctgtgtgattttttcaaagtgttccttataaaaaggaccggagggagtatatcatATATTACTTACTATACTATGCTGCCcacttaaaaatctacactGACAGCTTgaccaaacaaaataaaaaaaatctacatgAGAGTTGGAAGGTGGATTCTGTACGGTCAAAAATCTAATATTAagcaaaaatttaaaactaacTTTAAATAGGAATCGTCGGATCTTAAtcgtactttttttttttttttgataagcatctTAATCGTACTTAATGTTAATGAAGGGATTTGGATCCTAAAGTCATAATTTCTTACATTTAGGCAAAAATTTAGAgtatttttatctttataatATACATAAATGCACTTAcgtatacaattttttttataattaatttttgtttgaatgtAGGTGAATTTAGGGAGATCAAATATAGAGAATCTAAATTCCTGATTAGAGTATACTTTCGTTAAGATTTTAAGTTCGAATTTTTTCGGTGCTATATTTTATGTTGGATTACTCCGTATTGAGCGATGTCCTGACTTCAATTAAACCTCCGCTAATGAACGGTGAAATCAATGTCTCTCAAATTAGTCCTCTTTATGTCGGATATTttttggcttaactacatatttggtcccttacgtttattttaggtttcaatttggtctcttacgtttaaaaagtatcaatttggtctcttacgtttattttaagtttcaagttagtcattttcgttagttttatactattatttaaagtgaaaagtgtaaaataatataaaatattaagtgAATCTCATTTAAAATAGATGTGTATGCTCTGCCACTTTTTTGACTATTGATTTTTCTTAATAGTAGTATAGTCTTAGTACTATTATTTAAagtcaaatataaaaatgaatagtcaattaattaatttaagaaaatgaaagagtAGGATTGTGACATTGAAATAAACCAGAATTGGTCCAAAGTCAAACCAACCATCTGTCAGTAAGTCACGTTTGGCAACCAAAGTGATTATATGTATAATATATGATCCTTGATAAcaagttattattattgtggTTGGTAAAACTCACATGGAAGAAGGTAATAGTTTGAAGATGATGTTTCCTATGGAGAAGAGAGCATTGGATTGTCTTGGTAAAGGTTTTGATCTAACAAGTGATTTTAGAATGAAATTTTCAAAGGGATTAATTAATGGTGGAAGGTTAGTGGTGATTGATGAAATGAACAAAAGGGATATTATGGTTCCTGGTGGAGTTGTTATTCAAGATGTTTCAGAAGATATTCGATGTGATAAAGGTGATCGTGTTCGGTTCAAATCTGATGTTCTTCAATTCAATCAGGTATGTGTCTACTGTTGTTTGTTCTTGTCTATGTTTGTCTTCTCTCTTCTAATCTTTTCTTCTCACATCCTTTCATTATTGTTTTGTTGACTcaactttctcttatatttaagactCAATGGATGATGAAGTAGCTTACATGTGTGGTTTTTACTAGCTATGCCTTTTTACAAGAGATAAATCACTTtttagatatatattttttttttttataaaagccgaatcattttttagattcattgaataattgatgtatctgataCGTAATATAAACCAGATATCATAAGTATAGTTTGTGCAATGTCCATTTTCATGAGATATATTGTGTTGGATTTTTAGTACATGCTCAATAATGAATGTGAGATTTCATTTTCAACATAAAGATATAACTTGATTTACATTAAGCATTGTTACATGATTTGTTCTATACTTGCAGATGTCTGAAATGCTTAATCAGAAATCAGCTATACAAGGAAAAATTCCTTCTGGTTATTTTAATGCTGTGTTTGATTTAAGTGGTGATTGGTTCCGCGACGCTCAAGACATCAAATCTCTTGCATTTGATGGTTACTTCATTTCTCTTTACTATTTGCACTTAACTGCTTCACACCTTAAACTGCAAGAAGAAGTTAAGAAATCTGTTCCAGCGCAGTGGGATCCAGCTTCATTGTCCAGGTAAACAAACACAATGCCATGCCGAACATTTAAGTAGATAGATGTTAGTTAGCCGATTAATAAACGCATAAGAACGTAATGATTCATCATTGAGCTTGTCCAATTGTGCCTATGTTTCCGACAGCAGAGTGactgttttatttttctattatatgaAGTACAGACACTCCTCAGGTTAGGCGTGTCCCTGTGTCCGGTGTTAGACACCGACACATATGATTACagtgaattatgtcattttctcatatTATTATCGGTATTGACGTGTCAATGTCCGTGCTTCATATGCAACTATTAGAGTTAGAGAGTACACTTTATGTTTAAATATGTGGTCTGGGTTACAATTTTATCCTTGTTTACATGTTTAAATACTAGAAACTTACATAATACTCGATATGCATGAGCATATGACCACTTATTGAATATGAGTCGCACTCAACAATAGATATAgatgtaattaatgttttagAATGAAACAAGAAGATAAAGTTACTGATGTTGACACAAATTTGGGATTATGAATGTTACATgatttttggataaataatgAAGTATTATGTTGCTGATCAATTTTGTTAGACAGGTTTATTGCGACATATGGTACACACATAATAGTAGGTATGGCTGTTGGAGGTCAAGATGTAATTTGTGTCAAACAAAAACATTCTTCGAAGGTTCCTCCTGGTGATCTCAGAAGACATTTAGAGGATTTAggagattttttgttttcagaTTTAAGAAGCCCTTCTCTACTAGAGAGGAAGTCCACAACAGAAGCAAAACAAAAAGTACGTTATGagctttattttatatttcgtACATAATATTATGTTGAAGGAGTTAAATAATCGAGGTTCAAACCCtggtgaaaaagaaaatactaacaactaatatACTAGTATTTtcgtattaaaaaaaaagttacttatTTATTGATGCAATCTTTGTTAGGTCCCGGAGGTTTTTAATCGTGTGATGCAATCAAGCACAATGCAGTTCACAAGTATTTCAGAAACGTCGAGCAAAGATGTATGTCACTATCATCATTTGAtaatttgaattaatgaatAAAGTTTCTAGGGTGTTAGAGTCTAATTAACTGCTGTTGTTATGGAATAGGGCCTCACTATCATTTGTTCGAAAAGAGGAGGAGATGTTTTTAAGCACAGTCACTCAAGTTGGCTTCAAACAATGACTTCTAATCCTGAAGCAATCCACTTCAAATTTGTTCCTATTTCATCACTTCTCACAGGAATTCCTGGAAGTGGCTATCTTAGTCATGCAATCAATTTGTATTTAAGATGTAAGTAGTAAATTCTTCTTTCTCACACTGAACAAGTAATACAATAATCTCTCGACCATTTTTAACCATAATGTTGATAAGCACTTCATTTGTTTCGCGTGTTCGTTACAGATAAGCCCTCTCCAGAAGACTTACAATACTTCTTGGAGTTTCAAATTCCTCGAGAATGGGCACCCATGTTTTCTGATCTGCCTTTGAGGCATCAAAGGAAAAAGACTTATTCTCCTCCACTGCAATTTAGTTTCATGTCTCCAAAGCTTCATATCAACTCTACACAGGTAATTTTAACCAAACACGTCTTAAGCATtgagaattaattaagtaaACATGTGTTGGTGTATTGCATGTGTTCGCCTttacttttatatatttgaGTTTAATATTAGCTTTACATAATGATTTGTGATTCATGATCTCATATCAATAACACTCTTTTACACTTACATTGCATATTTAAATCATATCAGTATTATAGATGACATTATGCGATTATTGCTAATTATATCAGGTAGTAAGTGAACAAAAACCTGTGGTTGGTCTCCGATTATACTTGGAGGGAAGGAAATGTGATAAACTTGCAATACATATACATCATCTTTCAAGCCTCCCAAATACAATGATCCTTTCTTCAACCGCTACAACAATGTCGCGAGGATCCGACGATGACGAATCAAGTGACCAATTCGCGGAACCAATAAGATGGAAGAGATTCGCGCACGTGTGCACTTCAGTTGTTAAGTATGACCCTAACTGGTTACATGAATCAAATTCAACCGGTGTTTATATCGTAACCGGTGCTCAACTCATTAGCAAAGGGAATTGGCCAAGGAACATGCTTCATTTACGCCTTCTCTTCACTCACATACCAAATTGCAGCATCAGGAAAACAGAATGGGATGCTGCACCAGAGActtcaaaaaaatcatcattctTCACAAATCTAAGCACAACATTTTCATTCACACAACAAAGTGTTACTGCTAAACAGAAACAGGCACAACAGGCTGCTGCAACTGCACTAAACTCTGGTGTTTATCCGAATGGTCCGCCTGTGCCTGTTCGTTCTGCTAAAATGCTTAAATATGTGGAGACAAGTGAGGTTGTCCGGGGACCTCACGATGCTCCTGGGCATTGGTTGGTAATTGCTGCTAAGCTTGTGACAGAGGGTGGTAAAATCGGATTACAGGTCAAGTTTGCATTGTTAGATTACGAGTGATAGAGTAACCGATCGAGACTATATGCAGAGAAATAATGTAAatgcaattttttgttttgcttaattttttGGTGAACAACATAGAGAACACATGTAAATATATAGGATACCTTTGTATAGTATACAAAATGAGTGGTAGTGATTGACTTTGGCcaacagaaaaatcaaaatgtGGATGTTCTgcatttattcattcattttacTTTGCAATCAAGAATGATCAACCATGTTGTGAAAAAGTTGACAAGAATAAAGTAATGAAATTTGAAGGCTCCAAGTAATCCAATTCATTGCAAATCAATATAGCCTATAACATGGGCTATTAGTGTAAACCCTACTCAAATAAAAACTCATTTGCTTCATGAAAATTTAAGAGAAATAAAGAGGGGAATGATTTGTAATTTCTTCCACCAcaccacacaacacaacaaaTCTATTTTCTTACCGCGTCATTACATTAAAAGAAAGTTTTCTCAATCTCCTTACGAATTGATTATTTCTTTATTCGTGTTTTCTTCTTGGGTGCACGTAGACATTCAAGAAGTGTTTGGATCTTGTGATTTGAAGATGCCGGAGTCTAAAACACATCATCGGATGAACTGAGACTCTAATAATGATTCTCGATTGTCCATCTTCACTGAAgaagaaaacaacaacaacaatgtcGCCCACGAAAAGAAAAAGCAATGATTGCGTAAGTGCCAAGAAAGAATGTGTTTGATCTGCCAAAAGAGTTCATTTACAATTTTACCATGTTGTTCATGAAAATAGATTCCGAAGCTAGCGATAAgatgataaattaaaaaacttaaattctTGTTCTTATTGCCAGGAGAAGCTTGTTAAATGGTAAATTCTAGAAAACCAAAGAGGGTGGCGATTTGAGCCATCATGCTCTCTTatttcatttgaatttgaaaatgtAAACTATTAACCAACTAAGTTAAAATTGACACTCAATATACAATTATATATACATCTATTAGTGCAGAAAGGGGAAAACTAACTTCTCTAACAAACTTCTAACTGACTAACAAAAAATTAGCCCGCTAATTTTAACaattaatttgaacaattataccatttttttttatataatagaaAATTTAGGTGAGTTGAATTTTAAAGGCTCACAAAAGTTATAGTAGATTTCAAAGCTCAAAAAACGTCGACAgaaatacttatatattatcCATCAAAGAAGTCCTCAGACCAATTATGTGAGTTGAACTTACATTTCTGTGTAGATTTAGAATTTGTCTTCCCAACCTTCTTGTATTCTTGTGATGCCTTAAGGatcataaaatattaaatgtaaaccttttttttttccttctatttttgtaggtacaaataataataaataaataaatccaataATTAGGCAAATGGTAGTTTTGAAGTTCTCACAACATGGCTACCTCTGTTATACTGTCCACCTCTTTCTCTCCCACCTATTATCCATCCCTTTCTTCTTCCACGCCTACCCCCGcacaaatatttgattttatttttattgtatgtGTTGCAATTTTACTTtctgtaatactttgaattttataaataaaaaatataaataagtaatcaaataactttatataatttcaaataaaaattatgagaaaataatcaagtttaattttttatatgaatcatgatcaaataaataactcaataatatatacatgttagataagccaaataaatatatgatatatctcatacgtaaataataaaactactattgcaaaagaattatatttaattttttataaaatttaaattaatatccctatttgtcaatttttaataatcattttactttaaaatattataattttagtaaattttttatttttttagcatatataaattacaaaattacctctgtgagaaaatcacatatatatttaaaaattaattattttattatttatattatattaattttattttatgtattttaaaatatattttataaaaatgaatcagtaatttttttcttatcatatccggctggtaacccagctcaaattcaggataaaaagtataactagagagacaggatatgataagcttcaggattaacttatcatatcctgctgtatcaccaaacactggattgcggcaggatatgatacagttatcctatcatgtctctaaTCATGTGCACCAAACGAACCCTAATAGCATTTCATATACTAATTGTTTGTTTACAAGCTCTTTAATtactaatttgaattttatatatgGTGTACTTTCTCacccaaatatatatatatatatatatatatatatatatatatatatatatatatatatatatatatatatatatatatatatgatgtacTAAAAAACCCGTTAAAGTCTAGTTaataagaaaaatgctaactagtatCCTTAGGGTAGAAAAACTAGTTAAGGAATaaggaacaaaaaaaatatataattttaaaaatagtgcAATCAATATcttgatattatttattttttaaaaataaattttccacaaattttttcatttttatttccttaactTAATGGCACAAACTACCCCACATGGCACAAGCTATTTATGAATTTACTCACTGCCAACAATCTTGTTGGTTATGTCACAGGATCAACCCCTTGTCCATCTTTCACCATTGGTGAAAAAGATGCTCAAACTGAGAATCCAAATTACCTTCATTGGTGTCGCCAAGACAGTCACATCACTATTGCTCTCATGACTTCATGTGGACCGGAAGCACAAATTGTCATCGCATCTGCCACATCCTCTGCTGATGCATGGAGTAAACTCAAAAAGGCATACTCAAATCGTTCGCGTGCCAGAATTATGTCACTCAAAGAATGACTTGCAACCATCTCAAAAGGTTCGTCCACCGTCCATGACTACCTTCGAACCATTCGTTCCATAGGTGATGAATTAGCCTTAATTGGCCACCCGGTTGATGATCTCGACCTTGTCATTGCCGCTGTCAATGGCCTTGGCCCCACCTTCTGCGAGTTCAGCACTTCCATTCGCAGGCCTTATTTCTCTCCATCAAACAATACTCGGCCAGTTTCAACATGCCAATATTGTGACAAGCGAGGCCACATCGCAAAGAATTGCAATGAGCTTCGCGGCTATCATTCTAAAAATTCTGCAAAACCCCGTGCTCATCATGTGCAAAAATAGAATCATTGAGATTCCTCTTGGTTGCTAGATTACGGCGCTTCCCATCATGTTACAAATGATCTTGCCAATCTCACTCTTGCTAAAGAAGTAATTGAACCCGATCAACTCTTTGTTGCCGATGGTAACCCTCTTTCTATTTTGCACAATGGTAACACTACTATTTCAACTTCATCTAAACCACTTGCTTTATGTGATGTCTTGCATGTTCCAAATGTTTCTCAAAATCTTATTTCGGTTTCACAATTATGCAAAGCTAAATGATgtttcaattgaattttttccatGGCACTTTGAAATTAAGGATTTGAAGACAGGGAAGATGTTGCTGCAAGGAAACAATGAAGGCAACCTCTACACCTTACCATCCAGCCGCAACTCACCCCAACTTCACCATGTCGTCAAGTTGCCTTCCACTGAACTATGGCACAACCGTCTTGGCCATCCCGATTCCCGCATTCTCCGCTGTGTCCTCAAGTCTCACAAGTTGTCCTTTgtttcactactagaaaaactAACTTCAGAGAGGGACGAAATCCGTCACTAATGTGTCAAATTTCCATCGCAAACACATTTAGTGACGGATTTAGCGACGAATCAAAATCCGTAAATATTTTCAACGTCGCAAACGCTTAGTGAGGGAATTTTTAATCCATCACAATTTGCGATGGAAAAAATCGTCACAACTGATATACATCCGTCACAAACAACTGACTACTATTTCCGTCGCTAGATGGTGACGGGTTTCAGTTCGCTCACTAATCTATGACGGATTTCAAATTCCCTCACAAATATTTGTGACAGACCTGGGATTCCCTCACTAACATTTGTGACGGATTTCAAATTCCCTCACTATTTCTAATTtcctcaattttaattttaaaatggtttcatataAACCATTTTACAAACCATTTTATGcgaaacatttttttaattgaatccATAAGTATTGATGCATTAAAATCAGcaaaaattataacaaactATACAAAAAAGTGTAAATAAATCATGAATGTAACTAGCAATTAAAGAACATTGAAATATACTAAACAAAGAATGAAAGATCAAAATAATCTACTAATAGATATAGACACAATCAAGCCTACATCATAATAGAATTACAGACAAATTACTAATAGATCCATATCATTCCCTTGGCTCTGACAAGATCCACAACAATTGGTTCCTTCTTTCACTACTATCTTCCCTGAAAATAGCCAGCATCCATCCAGAAATTAAATCCAAAAAGTATTGACTATTTGTAATAATTATATGCATGGAAACAAAAATGAATCTATGTTCCTCAATTCATTACTGAAAACTTGACAGTAAGCTTTTCTAATTTCAAAACCCGACTTGAGCCTCAAATGAAGCCTAATTTAAATACATTTAAACACATTTACGTGAATCATTGAGAAACATATACTCCATATCCTACATATGTCAGAACTTATGGCTAAACAATAGTCACTAAATATTTGTAGAATCATATATTaagtggggggggggggggatatGTAGATAAAAGTACTTACAATTTTAAGTGATTAAGTGAACTTAGTTCTCGACAGTATTGATATGTCCTCCAACAAACATGAAAGCTGAAGAAAAGTTATACCCTTGAAGATATTGGAACTTTGAGCATAATGATCTTGTGTAGCCATATCCTTTCTAACTGCTAGTATTGTCATTTAATTGCTCAGAACATCAAAGCAGCTTCTTCAGACGCATCACAGTTAATTCCACAAATATATCTTCAACAAAccacaaaattaattatatttctttcaCAAGATTTCATCATCATTCTGCATTGTAACAAGACTGTTAGGAATTAcaatatcaaaacaaaaataacttcCAAAGTAATAATATGCTATAGATACATACCAGTGCTGCAAAGTTTGTGGAAACGAGTACGATATACTGCCACCGAGATTGTTTTTACTCAAATCTCTGCAAAAGTTCCAAAGCCTTAGTAACAATAAAACACACTCCTCTATCCCTAATTATATGCAccctttagaagaaaaaaaaaagaccctAAATATAATAAGCTCCCTAACTTACAAGTTGGTCAAAGTTGACAAAGATCCTAGATAAATCAAAGAGTCACATTAAACAAAGTAAATATGCATATTCAAGTAAATTtctgaaaataaataaatggcacTCAACTGTAGTACATTGTGcctctaaaataaataaatggcacTCAACTGTAGTACATTGTGCCTTCTTAAACACAATTCAAATACCATCATGTTTGTAATCCCATACAAGAGTGAATGATATCAACACTGTCAAACTGAAAAAAGTGAAATACCTTACAAGCACCGAATTTATGCTTCGAAACTTGATACCAAACTGAAAGTATCATATTTATCCAAAACAATCAGTTGCAAGTATATGTCTCTGTATCAACCTGCACACTCtgcaaaaattaaacataaaaaaggtTGGAATTGTATGAAGAAAATAAACTACATTTATGAATATAAATGAGAGTAATTTAAATAGTCAGAGGACTATATAGTATGGTCCTTCATTCCATTACCAATCTTTATTATTGCTGAAATACTGTATGAATAAAGAAAATGAAGGAAAAGAATAAGAGTAAGATGAAACCATTTCCAGTAGCTACAATATTTTACATCTATTGTGGTGGTAAGACAAACTCACCGGTAGTCATAGATAACATAACATATCAAATTGTACACTATATAGACATTATTATCAAACCTAACTTTTATAAGTTATTGGACATAAGAGGGGTATTTGAGTTTACCTTAGACTAGATGGATATCAATAACTTGAACCTTTGTGTGGATTTTCTATGTTTGAGAATGAAGAGAGTGAGAGATGTGCCAAACCTcatagcttataagtttgtcCAAAACTtcatagcttataaaataatccTGTAGCACACAAACGCTGCACAACATTAACACGTCAGTTTAGTATATTTTGCAACCAAACTAAAAGAAACAAGTAAAGGGGAATCAAAAGCCATTGAATAAATAGGAGAAGAAACGAGAAAAGAACATAAGTAACTAGTTGCCGAAGCACTCACCGCTGCCTACACAATCCCAATGAAACTACATAAGTAACTAACGCAACTCAGACAAATAAGAGACAAACCATGCCACCATACACAAATGAATAATTCTAGTAAGTCTTAGCTTATAGATCAGTAGGATCAGTTTACTACTTTAAgtattttgtatattttcaattaataGTCAATTACTAGCTCTTCTAATTCTATCCACATCAAAGCTTATGAACAATGAAATATTCATCTTTATCATTgtcatttatcttattcatatttttcttcagttatgaaaattaatgtaattgaCCAATAAATCAAAGTGAAATTAATACCTATCAAAAAATTCTAGAGCGGACAATGCAGCATTGTGAGGCAACTATCAATGATTATATCTTGAGGAAATCTTTGTAGTGATCGTGACATCTTACGACAAACTTGCATGTTTGGCAATTATGTAGGAATATCGAGAAGTAGAAACCTGCCAATAAGTAAAGTAAGCATCTCAATATTCATTTAATATACAGTTTGGCATCCCTTCATAAGGTAAGGCATGTTCTGTCAAAGTAACACAGTTTGTCAGTTATAGCCAAATCAACATGTCAGTTCTCTCAATGAGCTCAACTTTAATTGTTTGCACTTTGCAGTCACCTTACAACAGATAAACACACATATACAAGTATTAAACATCTGTTTTTTGCATTTAAACCATACCTTCTCCATAAATTTAAAAACCAGGTCTCACTAATTATTGCATGGAAAATTTTCATAGGTTCATTCTTGAAACTAGTCTTAGATTAACCAAATCATATCACAGATCACCTAATCCTAAATAAAACAAAGGCCTACTTCTATAAACTACAACTTCCTAATCTCTGTTCAGAAACTATCACCAAAGCATGTAATATAACAAGAGGTCACAAAAGCATAATAGACATAGACATCATAacttaaaaaattcataatatgCATCCATGTGCAATTCATCATTTGaatccaaaattcaaaattatttagGCTATATTTCAAGTCAAAACAGTTCAACCAGAACACTTAACCCTAATTTCTTAATTAACCTTTACTAATATTAGAAACCACATTTGCAAAAATCACTTAATCAAACACCAATCACAGAAAAATTTCAGCAACTAAAATCATCAACACGCAATTAGATAACAGAATGAAAATCGAAAACGAACACAAATCCTATATCAGACTTTATGATTTTCAACACAGAAAACTCTTAGCAACGATTTAATCTCAAGGAAGAAcaaaatggagagagagagagagagattttcACTTACAGTGATGAAATCTTCAGCGTCATTCagttccaaagaaccga
It contains:
- the LOC123908130 gene encoding MACPF domain-containing protein At1g14780-like, whose product is MEEGNSLKMMFPMEKRALDCLGKGFDLTSDFRMKFSKGLINGGRLVVIDEMNKRDIMVPGGVVIQDVSEDIRCDKGDRVRFKSDVLQFNQMSEMLNQKSAIQGKIPSGYFNAVFDLSGDWFRDAQDIKSLAFDGYFISLYYLHLTASHLKLQEEVKKSVPAQWDPASLSRFIATYGTHIIVGMAVGGQDVICVKQKHSSKVPPGDLRRHLEDLGDFLFSDLRSPSLLERKSTTEAKQKVPEVFNRVMQSSTMQFTSISETSSKDGLTIICSKRGGDVFKHSHSSWLQTMTSNPEAIHFKFVPISSLLTGIPGSGYLSHAINLYLRYKPSPEDLQYFLEFQIPREWAPMFSDLPLRHQRKKTYSPPLQFSFMSPKLHINSTQVVSEQKPVVGLRLYLEGRKCDKLAIHIHHLSSLPNTMILSSTATTMSRGSDDDESSDQFAEPIRWKRFAHVCTSVVKYDPNWLHESNSTGVYIVTGAQLISKGNWPRNMLHLRLLFTHIPNCSIRKTEWDAAPETSKKSSFFTNLSTTFSFTQQSVTAKQKQAQQAAATALNSGVYPNGPPVPVRSAKMLKYVETSEVVRGPHDAPGHWLVIAAKLVTEGGKIGLQVKFALLDYE